In a single window of the Flavobacterium sp. W4I14 genome:
- a CDS encoding peptidoglycan L-alanyl-D-glutamate endopeptidase CwlK (product_source=KO:K17733; ko=KO:K17733; pfam=PF13539; superfamily=55166) produces MIWDKGKKIKFNKKANSLLLLVENGLPKSLKPTWDEATNKRILTLDKRLQEPAREFINTVEEELGIQLRVVQALRTIAEQNALYNQGRTTPGNIVTKAKGGTSYHNYALAMDVVIVKEGNAVWSILPKEVVKIGEDLGFEWGGNWEGFKDYPHFQMTFGQSIRDLKKVK; encoded by the coding sequence ATGATTTGGGATAAAGGAAAAAAAATAAAGTTTAATAAAAAAGCAAATTCTTTATTGTTACTAGTAGAAAATGGCCTTCCGAAATCTTTAAAGCCAACTTGGGATGAGGCTACTAATAAGCGGATCCTAACATTAGATAAAAGATTACAAGAACCAGCAAGAGAATTTATTAATACGGTAGAGGAGGAGCTTGGTATACAGCTAAGGGTTGTACAGGCTTTAAGGACTATCGCTGAACAAAATGCGCTATATAATCAAGGTAGAACTACTCCTGGAAATATAGTAACTAAAGCTAAAGGAGGTACAAGTTATCATAATTATGCACTAGCTATGGATGTTGTGATTGTGAAAGAGGGCAATGCAGTTTGGAGTATATTGCCAAAAGAGGTTGTTAAGATTGGAGAAGATTTGGGATTTGAATGGGGAGGGAATTGGGAAGGTTTTAAAGATTATCCCCATTTTCAGATGACTTTTGGTCAAAGTATTAGAGATTTGAAAAAAGTAAAATAG